A single region of the Lycium barbarum isolate Lr01 chromosome 2, ASM1917538v2, whole genome shotgun sequence genome encodes:
- the LOC132626620 gene encoding ubiquitin C-terminal hydrolase 13-like — protein sequence MVGQLREEVSNKTNTAELKLFLEVENGAIEDGDIICFKKKLSPEVEQQARFPDVPSFLEYVKNRQISDILYYEVLNIPLPELQCLKTLKVNAHHSTKDEVCLR from the exons GTTGGGCAGTTAAGAGAAGAAGTTTCTAACAAGACAAACACAGCGGAACTGAAGTTATTTTTGGAAGTGGAGAATGGGGCG ATTGAAGATGGAGACATTATTTGCTTTAAGAAGAAACTTTCTCCTGAAGTTGAACAACAAGCCCGTTTTCCAGATGTTCCTTCATTTTTGGAATATGTGAAAAATCGCCAG ATCTCTGATATTCTGTATTATGAGGTTCTGAACATCCCTCTGCCAGAGTTGCAATGTCTGAAGACACTCAAGGTCAACGCTCATCATTCCACAAAGGATGAGGTGTGTCTGAGATGA